In Actinoplanes sp. NBC_00393, a single genomic region encodes these proteins:
- a CDS encoding FkbM family methyltransferase, which produces MVGTQPTPLSSRIAAALPPRAVAAAVRTAYPRVEPELAKLASYVPRCATAVDVGAWYGPWTRGLRRIADRVVAIEPTAELARCVRSAYPDVRVVEAVASDHAGTAELFLPSGGPGTGTSSIEHGTGATVTVTRLTLDELELTGVGFMKLDVEGHEMPALLGGEQTIRRDRPLLLVELEERIQPIQPVLDLLAGWGYRPYVMPDSEWVPLETFDLIEHQRGALARIDQSFARRVVWPKPRYVNMLLFRPETAR; this is translated from the coding sequence ATGGTCGGTACGCAGCCCACTCCACTCAGCTCACGGATCGCCGCGGCGCTGCCCCCGCGCGCCGTGGCGGCCGCCGTGCGCACGGCGTATCCCCGGGTCGAACCGGAGCTGGCGAAGCTCGCTTCCTATGTGCCGCGCTGCGCCACCGCGGTGGACGTCGGCGCCTGGTACGGACCCTGGACGCGGGGCCTGCGCCGGATCGCCGACCGGGTCGTCGCGATCGAACCCACGGCCGAACTGGCCCGGTGTGTGCGGTCGGCATATCCGGACGTCCGGGTGGTCGAGGCGGTCGCTTCGGACCACGCCGGAACGGCCGAACTCTTCCTGCCGTCCGGTGGACCGGGCACCGGCACCTCGTCGATCGAGCACGGCACCGGGGCGACCGTGACCGTCACCCGGCTGACGCTGGACGAACTCGAGCTGACCGGCGTCGGCTTCATGAAGCTGGACGTCGAGGGACACGAGATGCCGGCCCTGCTCGGCGGCGAGCAGACCATCCGGCGCGACCGCCCGCTGCTGCTGGTCGAGCTGGAGGAGCGGATCCAGCCGATCCAGCCGGTGCTGGACCTGCTCGCCGGCTGGGGCTACCGGCCGTACGTGATGCCGGACAGCGAGTGGGTGCCGCTGGAGACCTTCGACCTGATCGAGCACCAGCGCGGCGCGCTGGCCCGGATCGATCAGAGCTTCGCGCGCCGGGTGGTCTGGCCCAAGCCGCGGTACGTCAACATGCTGCTCTTCCGCCCGGAGACCGCCCGATGA
- a CDS encoding substrate-binding and VWA domain-containing protein: MALIAVLGGWAGFTYAERTRSDPGCAERTTLRVATAPSIAEPVRAVADRYTNRQPCLDVLVEGRESADVLRTVARTAPAGATPSGSAAPSASAAAPSASAPTASGQMVTPVPDVWVPESTLWLRRARAVGAFQVPDDGVTVATTPVVLALDESSAARLTRQGHALGWPTLVGAAKLPVPVSLPDPATSPLGVGALVGIQALAKSDPAATVKIMRGLSRDTVSTAGEAVPDPGGPGANEFGIISTEQQVLRNAEAGKRQVAVYPPAAVPGPDYPYAVLTTEGSDREEATEFLRELLAEGGATTFTEYGLRTPAGQAPEGIPAATKIRTADYAPVALPAVAAVEDLLNTWGGVHISARMLAVFDISGSMAEAVPGSGDTRMSATIKAAQDGSNLLLGTTELGVWEFSTDLDGKRDYREVFPVRPIGPRREEMLKRVGQMKVEWNGATGLYDTTLAAYRDATRNWTPGKINMVLILTDGRDDNPDGISRSRLLRELGELVDRKRPLPILFIGVGPEIDKDELNQIAKVTGGQVALTKKPSGIREIFYTSLAQFSCLPPECRR, from the coding sequence GTGGCGCTGATCGCGGTGCTCGGCGGTTGGGCCGGTTTCACCTACGCCGAGCGGACCCGCAGCGACCCCGGCTGCGCCGAGCGCACCACGCTGCGGGTGGCGACGGCGCCGAGTATCGCCGAGCCGGTCCGCGCGGTCGCCGACCGGTACACCAACCGCCAGCCGTGCCTGGACGTGCTGGTCGAGGGCCGCGAGTCGGCGGACGTGCTGCGGACCGTGGCACGGACCGCGCCGGCCGGCGCGACGCCCTCCGGATCCGCCGCGCCGTCGGCTTCGGCCGCCGCGCCGTCCGCTTCGGCCCCCACGGCTTCGGGCCAGATGGTGACTCCGGTGCCGGACGTCTGGGTGCCGGAATCGACGCTGTGGCTGCGCCGGGCCCGTGCCGTCGGCGCCTTCCAGGTCCCCGACGACGGGGTCACGGTGGCGACCACCCCGGTCGTGCTCGCCCTCGACGAGTCCTCGGCCGCCCGGCTGACCCGCCAGGGCCACGCCCTCGGCTGGCCCACCCTGGTCGGCGCCGCCAAGCTGCCGGTGCCGGTCTCGCTGCCCGACCCGGCGACCAGCCCGCTCGGCGTCGGCGCGCTGGTCGGCATCCAGGCCCTGGCCAAGTCGGACCCGGCCGCCACCGTGAAGATCATGCGCGGGCTCTCCCGGGACACCGTCTCGACGGCCGGTGAGGCGGTCCCGGATCCGGGCGGTCCCGGCGCGAACGAGTTCGGCATCATCAGCACCGAGCAGCAGGTCCTGCGCAACGCGGAGGCCGGCAAGCGGCAGGTCGCGGTCTATCCGCCGGCGGCCGTTCCGGGGCCGGACTACCCGTACGCGGTGCTGACCACCGAGGGCAGTGACCGCGAGGAGGCCACCGAGTTCCTGCGGGAACTGCTCGCCGAGGGCGGCGCGACCACCTTCACCGAGTACGGGCTGCGTACCCCGGCCGGCCAGGCGCCCGAGGGGATCCCGGCCGCCACCAAGATTCGCACCGCGGACTACGCGCCGGTCGCGCTGCCCGCCGTGGCGGCCGTCGAGGACCTGCTCAACACCTGGGGCGGGGTGCACATCAGCGCCCGGATGCTGGCCGTCTTCGACATCTCCGGCTCGATGGCCGAGGCGGTGCCCGGCTCCGGGGACACCCGGATGTCCGCCACCATCAAGGCTGCCCAGGACGGGTCGAACCTGCTCCTCGGCACCACCGAACTCGGCGTCTGGGAGTTCTCCACCGATCTGGACGGCAAACGCGACTACCGGGAGGTGTTCCCGGTCCGCCCGATCGGTCCGCGCCGGGAGGAGATGCTCAAACGGGTGGGCCAGATGAAGGTCGAGTGGAACGGCGCCACCGGCCTCTACGACACCACCCTGGCCGCTTACCGCGACGCGACCCGGAACTGGACCCCCGGAAAGATCAACATGGTGCTGATCCTGACCGACGGGCGCGACGACAACCCGGACGGGATCAGCCGCTCCCGGCTGCTGCGTGAGCTGGGCGAACTCGTCGACCGGAAGCGGCCGCTGCCGATCCTGTTCATCGGCGTCGGGCCGGAGATCGACAAGGACGAGCTGAACCAGATCGCCAAGGTCACCGGCGGACAGGTCGCGCTGACCAAGAAGCCTTCCGGAATCCGAGAAATCTTCTACACTTCGCTCGCCCAATTCAGCTGCCTGCCCCCGGAGTGCCGCCGATGA
- a CDS encoding glycosyltransferase family 4 protein, with amino-acid sequence MTDACGGHVLFLNWRDTKHPEGGGSELFLERVAAELISLGYRVTLLCQAHGTAPAREITPEGMRIVRRGGRHTVYLMAALTYLMGALGFGPLSRRGLGRPDLIIDVGNGMPFLSKLYARRPVIALVHHVHREQWPVVFGPRVARIGWWIESRLAVRVYRNCSYITVSESTREELVGLGVDRHRINVVHNGTPEVTGRAVARTPYPSLMVLGRLVPHKRVEFALRATALLATELPDVELVVAGQGWWDEPLIQLAADLCIEDRVQFTGFVSEERKHELLCGSWLMLMPSLKEGWGLTIVEAGARGTPAVAFRSAGGVADAMVDGETGVLVENEYDFYLRVRELLLDARRRTAMGAAATTHARRFTWEKAGEAFAEVVAGQLPAIRTAPADQRVP; translated from the coding sequence ATGACGGATGCCTGCGGCGGTCACGTTCTGTTCCTCAACTGGCGGGACACCAAGCATCCCGAGGGTGGCGGTTCGGAGCTCTTCCTCGAGCGCGTTGCCGCCGAGCTGATCAGCCTCGGCTACCGCGTCACGCTGCTCTGCCAGGCGCACGGTACCGCGCCGGCCCGCGAGATCACCCCGGAAGGCATGCGAATCGTCCGCCGCGGAGGCCGGCACACCGTGTACCTGATGGCCGCGCTGACGTACCTGATGGGCGCCCTCGGTTTCGGTCCGCTGTCGCGCCGCGGGCTCGGGCGTCCGGATCTGATCATCGACGTCGGCAACGGCATGCCGTTCCTCAGCAAGCTGTACGCGCGGCGCCCGGTGATCGCCCTCGTCCACCATGTGCACCGTGAGCAGTGGCCGGTCGTCTTCGGACCGCGGGTCGCCCGGATCGGCTGGTGGATCGAGTCGAGGTTGGCCGTTCGGGTCTACCGCAACTGCTCCTATATAACAGTGTCCGAATCCACCCGCGAGGAACTCGTCGGGCTGGGCGTCGACCGGCACCGGATCAACGTCGTCCACAACGGCACACCCGAGGTCACCGGGCGGGCGGTGGCGCGTACGCCGTACCCGAGCCTGATGGTGCTGGGCCGGCTGGTGCCGCACAAGCGGGTCGAGTTCGCGCTGCGGGCCACCGCACTGCTCGCCACCGAGCTGCCGGACGTCGAGCTGGTGGTGGCCGGACAGGGCTGGTGGGACGAGCCGCTGATCCAGCTCGCCGCCGACCTGTGCATCGAGGACCGGGTGCAGTTCACCGGTTTCGTCTCCGAGGAGCGCAAGCACGAGCTGCTCTGCGGCTCCTGGCTGATGCTGATGCCCTCGCTCAAGGAGGGCTGGGGGCTGACCATCGTCGAGGCCGGCGCCCGGGGCACGCCCGCGGTGGCGTTCCGCTCCGCCGGTGGCGTCGCCGACGCGATGGTCGACGGGGAGACCGGCGTGCTCGTCGAGAACGAGTACGACTTCTACCTGCGGGTGCGTGAGCTGTTGCTGGACGCTCGCCGGCGGACCGCGATGGGCGCCGCCGCAACGACACATGCCCGGCGATTCACCTGGGAGAAGGCCGGTGAGGCCTTCGCCGAGGTGGTCGCCGGGCAGCTTCCCGCTATCCGGACGGCGCCGGCAGATCAGCGGGTGCCGTAA
- a CDS encoding alpha-(1->3)-arabinofuranosyltransferase domain-containing protein, with the protein MTAALRERTPTVAATPPAPRRSYLAWTGALVLVVLSFLQRPGRTTFDTKLDLAENPLGLMERALHLWNPWATSGELQQQAYGYLFPMGPFFAAGDLLGVPPWITQRVWCALLLCAAYFGVLLLARALRIGNEAGRVIGALAYALAPRMLTEIGPLSSEMLPVVMLPWVLLPLVCVRRIGSPRRAAALSALAVLCMGGINAAAVVMALVLPGLWLITRRWDRDLARLMAWWVLCVTLATLWWVVPLFLFGEYSLPFLDYIESSATTTAVTSLFQAVRGTNQWSGYIVQGEPWWPAGWILVDNPVLMAATALLAAVGLVGLALRGLPERRFLVIGLLAGLSLLTMGYVGTLDSPFAPYIREWLDGPLAPLRNVHKFEPVLRLPVALGIAYAAGRTLALPRLRVRMPSAPVVAALLIVAVAPAWMLVLRPGPGWSSVPPYWSQAADWLADRDAQARTLVVPGTGFAQHTWGRTVDEPIQPLAGAPWSTRHQIPLGSEGNIRVMDTVEAVLAQGRGSSALSAFLARNGYRYLLLRHDLNRTASGAPPIAVVRRAVTNSPGLTAAATFGPQVGAGGAQPSPVDAAVSVPSIEIFEVEQPAPAVSATTADTVPVVSGGPESLLTVLEQGLIDPAQPTVLAGDQDSALGLPQTPAQQIVTDGLRRRELNIGRMRDNVSHTLTEDEETRQGRVRTDLLPFDADGHQTVAAYQGIRSVEASSGMSFSDSIGPSDPSTLPFAALDGDASTAWRSDPFQPAAGQWIEVELETAKRVTAVTVDFVDDVRVAAPVAIVRLTTDQGVVDRGVPATPGPHRLSTLPGLTTSVKVTVLALRQGYQGGIALRELGIPGLTAERAMRVPSDLGTTAPVFAFERATQQRGACFTASGQTRCDQFLARTGEEPLGVDRYFSTPVDAAYDLKLTALPRPGAALPLGRPVSASASSTLTGDVTVGAHAAVDGDPATAWLAEPTEDKPVLRLAWSGARRMDRIRLVVPQAPVAARTTQVVLGTDAGDFAADVGADGWVRFPAVTTSRLDIIVNSAEKAIADPRGNGWPAPAGIAEVEVPALGNRLSPASDSTPLVAPCGTGPAVEIDGVSYPTSVTGTLGDVRASRPLPVTICDDFASESVPLTAGEHHLRTLPSTAFVGESATLVRDGGTAVPAVTRRDVKIGQWDATERTVTVGSGAAALLVVPENLNAGWAASLNGQDLRPVRVDGWQQAFELPAGEGGTVTLRFEPDEPYRAGLAVGAVCVVLVLLLALAPVRRRWAPAAHPQGRPSRRFPGGEAWMLVPLMALVVTLGGAAGAVLLLIALIVRQLWPNALPALAFISAATGLVVAVGGRLLGEGQELAYGAAVQLAMLAAVCWVAATAAPAAGRPAEEPEVVAETPSEEPAAAEPYRATLRRSIGLFRTFLVEQTDPDRFYSLLATDSVRQLGSYVKLDGARVLDVGGGPGYFSSEFEKAGATYLGIDPAVGDFAAAGAEVSGMVRGSGTALPIRTGVLDVCYSSNVLEHVDAPEAMLDEMLRVTRPGGTVYVSFTPWYSPHGGHETAPWHFLGGRYARRRYQRKNGREPKNRFMESLFPVTAARAMRWVRAARRAGDVTVVDVLPRYHPKWAKWVARVPVLRETLTWNFTVVLRRTGESDSTVVQEDVARVSLPDVTQ; encoded by the coding sequence ATGACTGCCGCCCTCCGGGAGCGGACGCCCACCGTGGCTGCGACACCGCCCGCCCCGCGTCGCTCGTACCTGGCCTGGACCGGCGCGCTCGTGCTCGTGGTCCTGTCGTTCCTGCAGCGTCCCGGCCGGACCACGTTCGACACGAAACTGGACCTCGCCGAGAACCCGCTCGGCCTGATGGAACGGGCCCTGCACCTGTGGAACCCGTGGGCCACCTCGGGCGAGCTGCAGCAGCAGGCGTACGGCTACCTGTTCCCGATGGGCCCGTTCTTCGCGGCCGGTGACCTGCTCGGCGTACCCCCGTGGATCACGCAACGGGTCTGGTGCGCGCTGCTCCTCTGTGCCGCCTACTTCGGCGTGCTGCTGCTGGCCCGCGCCCTGCGGATCGGCAACGAGGCGGGCCGGGTGATCGGCGCGCTGGCGTACGCCCTGGCGCCCCGGATGCTCACCGAGATCGGCCCGCTCTCCTCGGAGATGCTGCCGGTCGTCATGCTGCCCTGGGTGCTGTTGCCGCTGGTGTGCGTACGCCGGATCGGCTCGCCCCGCCGCGCCGCCGCACTCTCCGCCCTGGCCGTGCTCTGCATGGGCGGCATCAACGCGGCCGCCGTGGTGATGGCGCTGGTCCTGCCCGGCCTGTGGCTGATCACCCGGCGCTGGGACCGCGACCTGGCCCGGCTGATGGCCTGGTGGGTCCTCTGCGTCACGCTGGCCACCCTGTGGTGGGTCGTCCCGCTGTTCCTGTTCGGCGAGTACAGCCTGCCGTTCCTGGACTACATCGAGTCCTCCGCGACCACCACCGCCGTGACCTCGCTGTTCCAGGCGGTCCGCGGCACCAACCAGTGGAGCGGCTACATCGTCCAGGGCGAGCCGTGGTGGCCGGCCGGCTGGATCCTGGTCGACAACCCGGTGCTGATGGCCGCGACCGCGCTGCTCGCCGCCGTGGGCCTGGTCGGCCTGGCCCTGCGCGGGCTGCCCGAGCGGCGGTTCCTGGTGATCGGCCTGCTGGCCGGTCTCAGCCTGCTGACCATGGGATACGTCGGCACGCTGGACAGCCCGTTCGCCCCGTACATCCGGGAGTGGCTGGACGGCCCGCTCGCCCCGCTGCGCAACGTGCACAAGTTCGAGCCGGTGCTGCGGCTGCCGGTCGCGCTCGGTATCGCGTACGCGGCCGGCCGTACCCTCGCGTTGCCGCGGCTGCGGGTCCGGATGCCGTCCGCACCGGTCGTCGCCGCGCTGCTGATCGTGGCGGTGGCGCCCGCGTGGATGCTGGTGCTGCGTCCCGGGCCCGGCTGGTCGTCGGTGCCGCCCTACTGGAGCCAGGCCGCCGACTGGCTGGCCGACCGGGACGCGCAGGCCCGCACGCTGGTGGTTCCCGGGACCGGCTTCGCCCAGCACACCTGGGGCCGGACGGTGGACGAGCCGATCCAGCCGCTCGCCGGGGCGCCCTGGTCGACGCGGCACCAGATCCCGCTCGGGTCCGAGGGCAACATCCGGGTGATGGACACCGTCGAGGCCGTCCTGGCACAGGGCCGCGGCTCGTCCGCGCTCTCCGCGTTCCTGGCCCGCAACGGCTACCGCTACCTGCTGCTGCGGCACGACCTGAACCGCACCGCGTCCGGCGCCCCGCCGATCGCGGTGGTCCGCCGCGCGGTGACCAACTCACCCGGCCTGACCGCGGCCGCCACGTTCGGCCCGCAGGTCGGCGCGGGCGGCGCACAGCCCAGCCCGGTCGACGCGGCCGTCTCGGTGCCGTCCATCGAGATCTTCGAGGTGGAGCAGCCGGCGCCGGCGGTGTCGGCGACCACGGCCGACACCGTGCCGGTCGTCTCCGGCGGCCCGGAGTCGCTGCTCACCGTCCTGGAACAGGGACTGATCGATCCGGCCCAGCCGACCGTGCTGGCCGGCGACCAGGACAGCGCCCTGGGCCTGCCGCAGACGCCGGCACAGCAGATCGTCACCGACGGACTGCGCCGCCGCGAGCTGAACATCGGCCGGATGCGGGACAACGTCAGCCACACCCTGACCGAGGACGAGGAGACCCGGCAGGGACGGGTGCGCACCGACCTGCTGCCGTTCGACGCCGACGGGCACCAGACAGTCGCCGCCTACCAGGGCATCCGGTCGGTCGAGGCGTCCAGCGGGATGAGCTTCTCCGACTCGATCGGCCCGAGCGACCCGTCCACGCTGCCGTTCGCGGCGCTGGACGGCGACGCGTCGACCGCCTGGCGCTCCGACCCGTTCCAGCCGGCCGCCGGGCAGTGGATCGAGGTGGAGCTGGAGACGGCGAAGCGGGTCACCGCGGTGACCGTCGACTTCGTGGACGACGTACGGGTCGCGGCGCCGGTGGCGATCGTCCGGCTCACCACCGATCAGGGTGTGGTGGACCGCGGCGTGCCGGCCACTCCGGGCCCGCACCGGCTGTCCACCCTGCCCGGTCTCACCACCTCGGTGAAGGTGACCGTGCTCGCCCTGCGGCAGGGCTACCAGGGCGGTATCGCGCTGCGCGAGCTGGGCATCCCCGGCCTCACCGCGGAGCGCGCCATGCGGGTCCCGTCCGATCTGGGTACGACCGCGCCGGTCTTCGCCTTCGAACGGGCCACCCAGCAGCGGGGCGCCTGCTTCACCGCCTCCGGCCAGACCCGCTGCGACCAGTTCCTGGCCCGCACCGGCGAGGAGCCGCTCGGCGTGGACCGGTACTTCAGCACGCCGGTCGACGCCGCGTACGACCTGAAGCTGACCGCCCTGCCCCGGCCCGGCGCCGCGCTGCCGCTCGGCCGGCCGGTGAGCGCGTCCGCGTCGTCCACCCTGACCGGTGACGTGACCGTGGGGGCGCACGCGGCGGTCGACGGCGACCCGGCCACCGCCTGGCTGGCCGAGCCGACCGAGGACAAGCCGGTGCTGCGGCTGGCCTGGAGCGGCGCCCGCCGGATGGACCGGATCCGCCTGGTCGTGCCGCAGGCACCGGTGGCCGCGCGGACCACGCAGGTGGTGCTCGGGACCGACGCCGGGGACTTCGCCGCCGACGTCGGCGCCGACGGCTGGGTGCGGTTCCCGGCCGTGACCACCTCGCGCCTCGACATCATCGTCAACTCCGCGGAGAAGGCGATCGCCGACCCGCGGGGCAACGGCTGGCCGGCCCCGGCGGGCATCGCCGAGGTCGAGGTGCCGGCGCTGGGCAACCGGTTGTCGCCGGCGAGCGACAGCACCCCGCTGGTCGCACCCTGCGGAACCGGCCCGGCCGTCGAGATCGACGGCGTCTCCTACCCGACGTCGGTGACCGGCACGCTCGGCGACGTCCGGGCGAGCCGCCCGCTGCCGGTCACCATCTGTGACGACTTCGCCAGTGAGTCGGTGCCGCTGACGGCCGGCGAGCACCACCTGCGCACGCTGCCGTCGACGGCGTTCGTCGGCGAATCCGCGACGCTCGTGCGGGACGGCGGCACCGCGGTGCCGGCCGTGACCCGGCGCGACGTCAAGATCGGGCAGTGGGACGCCACCGAGCGGACGGTCACCGTCGGTTCCGGCGCGGCGGCTCTGCTCGTGGTCCCGGAGAACCTCAACGCCGGCTGGGCCGCCAGCCTGAACGGCCAGGACCTGCGCCCGGTACGCGTGGACGGCTGGCAGCAGGCGTTCGAGCTCCCGGCCGGCGAGGGCGGCACCGTCACCCTGCGCTTCGAACCGGACGAGCCGTACCGGGCCGGTCTGGCCGTCGGCGCGGTCTGCGTCGTCCTCGTGCTGCTGCTCGCCCTCGCGCCGGTCCGCCGCCGCTGGGCTCCCGCCGCCCACCCGCAGGGCCGGCCGTCGCGCCGCTTCCCCGGCGGTGAGGCCTGGATGCTGGTGCCGCTGATGGCTCTGGTCGTCACGCTGGGTGGCGCCGCCGGTGCGGTTCTGCTGCTGATCGCGCTCATCGTGCGGCAGCTCTGGCCGAACGCACTGCCCGCCCTCGCGTTCATCAGCGCCGCGACCGGACTGGTCGTCGCCGTCGGTGGGCGCCTGCTCGGCGAGGGGCAGGAGCTGGCGTACGGCGCGGCGGTCCAGCTGGCCATGCTGGCGGCGGTCTGCTGGGTCGCGGCGACCGCCGCGCCGGCTGCCGGCCGCCCGGCCGAGGAGCCGGAAGTCGTTGCCGAGACGCCGTCGGAGGAACCTGCTGCCGCGGAGCCGTACCGAGCCACGTTGCGCCGGTCGATCGGCCTCTTCCGCACCTTCCTCGTCGAGCAGACCGACCCGGACCGCTTCTACTCGCTGCTCGCCACCGACTCGGTCCGGCAGCTCGGGTCGTACGTGAAGCTGGACGGCGCGCGGGTGCTGGACGTGGGCGGCGGGCCCGGCTACTTCTCGTCCGAGTTCGAGAAGGCGGGCGCGACCTACCTCGGGATCGACCCGGCGGTCGGTGACTTCGCCGCCGCCGGCGCCGAGGTCAGCGGCATGGTCCGGGGGAGTGGCACAGCGCTGCCGATCCGCACCGGCGTGCTGGACGTCTGCTACTCGTCCAACGTGCTCGAGCACGTCGACGCGCCGGAGGCGATGCTCGACGAGATGCTGCGGGTGACCCGGCCGGGCGGCACCGTGTACGTCTCGTTCACGCCCTGGTACTCGCCGCACGGCGGGCACGAGACGGCGCCCTGGCACTTCCTCGGCGGCCGGTACGCCCGGCGCCGCTACCAGCGGAAGAACGGCCGCGAGCCGAAGAACCGCTTCATGGAGTCGCTGTTCCCGGTCACTGCGGCCCGGGCCATGCGATGGGTCCGCGCCGCCCGCCGGGCCGGCGACGTCACCGTCGTCGATGTACTGCCGCGTTACCACCCGAAATGGGCGAAGTGGGTCGCCCGGGTCCCAGTGCTGCGGGAGACCTTGACGTGGAACTTCACCGTCGTGCTCCGGCGCACAGGTGAGTCCGATTCAACTGTCGTTCAGGAAGATGTGGCCAGGGTCTCGCTTCCGGATGTGACTCAGTAG